The Glycine soja cultivar W05 chromosome 15, ASM419377v2, whole genome shotgun sequence region aatatGTCCCTTtccactttatttggaaagttgcaggaacacgagatggaactattgagattacaccaacatgaagaaaatgacaagaaaaagaaaggaatttctcttaaagcatcatcctcaattcaagaagaaagtgatcaggataatgatccagatgatgatgattcggGTCGTTGTAGTATAGTGGTAAGTATTCCCGCCTGTCACGCGGGTGACCCGGGTTcgatccccggcaacggcgccaaatttgatcgaggccgtacccgaatcaaataaacatgaaaatgcagtaactaggaagtgatcctaggtcgtttcccaacgagcagtgacaagccaaatgttcataatatacttgcagtaacagtaacgatgggaggggggggttggttgtttggtaattaaagagcagaacaaaaaaaaatggaatacgaaactactaatattaaaaacgggttgtttcctctgattcagaagccactctcttatcctgggttatggagaattcgtccctaacagtcaaccacttaatccaaccctatttcaatttactaagcgaaaatcaacttagggttttcaatacgtgattaggcaccacatacaccagttagcccttcgtccattaagcatgaacgcaagttaggctcaaaggcaattaatcgaacacgaagcgtgcactgattaatattcacaaaattgggataactggtgaagggaaaactgccaggaaaccacattacaaacgaaacctcaaaaagagttgggcttcgtcctcaaaaggaaacaacaccagaaaatctagccttccatagattcgaacagaaaacgcaaatgaaacatgaagcagaaacgtaaatgaacaagaacgtaaatgaacagaaacgtaaatgaacagaaacgtaaatgaaagtagaagaagaagcaagaatgaactcgtaattagaagcagaaaacggaaatttgcattaagaacgaaaactgtaacaagggcacagaaaaacgtgaaaacctaaaaccaaagctctgaataatgaaaaaagcatagcagaatagaatgccctgcacgaatcccaaggcatctatttaaaaagagtcactcaaagtcactgggccctattacaatactctggcccaaaacgaaataaacactgaacaacataaaataaaattgtgaaatttcctaattagaaattaactaaggtaagcgctgctttatttgccctcttcaagtccacaaccaaaatccggattaagcccaatgtttcattaattcctgaaattagattaaaaacatcaaattagctaaatgagcccaaataataaaaacatcaaattagctaaatgagcccaaataataaaactgcctaattaattgacaattaagaccaatcaataattaaaatgatgcaaaaagggtttagaaaatagaagaaaatgatggcacatcactcttaaagcatcatcctcaattcaagaagaaagtgatcaggataatgatccagatgatgatgatgatctgagtctttttgtaagaagattcaacaagtttcttaaagtaagaggaaatcagaggcgacccaattttaaatcaaagagaaggacagaaacttcatcctctactctaaaatgctttgaatgcaatcaacctggacatctgagggttgattgtcccatcttcaagaaaaagatggaaaaatctgaaaagaaaaatcatagtgaaaagaaactgaagaaagcatacatcacatgggatgaaaatgatatggaatcttctgaagattcagaaaatgaagagataaatctctgccttatggctaaaagttacgaaagtgatgaagaggtaacatcttcaaataacttatctatttcttttgatgaattgcaagatgcatttgctgatctgcataaagagtcaattaaacttgcaaaattagtttcatcttcaaagaaaatttcaaaatttagaaaatgaaatttcgaaattaaacaaagaattagatcttcttagaaatgaagtctcaatttctaaaacaaatgaacaagttaatatctccactatttctgacaagaaaatatcatattcttgtagttgttgtgataaatatgtaaaagaaattaaagagttgaaaaattcacttgcaaaattttcatatagtaaaaataatttagatgttatattaagtaaacaaagatatgtgtctaataaaaatggactagggtataaatctgaaaaaacatcaaaagtttcataaaaacttttccacttccacacaaaaatgtaattctaattctatcacttgtttttactgtgaaagaagaggacatggcatatcaacttgctacttcaagaaaaattacagtaacattaaaatgatatgggttccaaaagaatcctcagtttatactaacatgcaaggacccaataaagtttgggtacctaagtcaaaaacttgattatgtaggtatctttgagaaagaagtggtacatagatagcggatgctcgaaacatatgactggagatgcatcaaattttacacacatctctccaaagaaaagcgggcatgtaacatatggtgacaacaacaaaggtagaatccttggagtgggtaaaataggtacaaattcttcaaactccattgaaaatgttctacttgttgaaggccttaagcacagcctgcttagtgttagtcaattatgcgacaaaggctatctagtatcatttgattctcagaaatgtcttatagaacataagcatgacattaatataaagcatgtaggacatagagtcaataatgtttacatgatagacttaagcataaaactagaaaacaatcattgctttcttagcaaacatgatgatccatggttatggcataaaagaattgctcacataaacatggatcacttaaataaattaatttcaaaagatttagtagttggtttgcctaaattgaaatttgaaaaagataaactatgtgatgcatgtcaaaagggcaaacaaacaagagtctcattcaaacctaaaaatgttgtttcaaccactcaacccttacaattattgcatatggatttatttggtccatctagaaccatgagttttggaggaaattactatgctctagttatagttgatgatttctctagatatacttggacattatttattacacataaaagtgattcattccaagcatttagaaaactagctaaagtcatacaaaacaagaaaaatcttaagattgcatccattagaagtgatcatgggggtgaatttgaaaacaaagattttgaattattctgtgatgaacatggtattgaacacaatttttctgcacctagaacccctcaacaaaatggagttgttgagaggaaaaataggtcattggaagaaattgctagaactttattaaatgatacttctcttccaaagtatttttgggctgaagcggtcaatactgcatgttacatcatgaatagggccttaataagacctattttaaagaaaaccccatatgagttatttaatggtagaaaacctaatatttctcatctacatgtttttggttgcaaatgctttgtgctcaataatggaaaagataatctaggaaaatttgatgcaaaatctgatgaaggtatttttcttggatattcattacaaagcaaagcatataggatatataataaaagaactatgaatatcgaggaatccattcatgttacctttgatgaatctaatgctatcttgtcaagaaagaatatgctagatgatattgcagattctttagaacatatgaatattcatgaacaagattccaaaggaaatgataaaggaaacaatgaagatcctccagaagaagtcaaatccaatgatgaacttccaagagaatggaaagcttcaagagatcatcccctcgacaacattattggtgatatctcaaaaggggtaacaactagacattctcttaaagatttatgcaataatatggcttttgtatctatgattgaacctaaaaatataaaagaagccataatagatgataactggatcattgccatgcaagaagaactgaaccaatttgaaagaaaaaatgtgtggaaattagtagaaaaacctgaaaattatcctgtcataggaacaaaatgggtttttagaaataaattagatgaacatggtataattattagaaataaagccaggttagtagcaaaagggtataatcaagaagaaggaatagactaagaagaaacatatgctcctgttgcaagattagaagccattagaatgcttttggcatatgcatccataatggattttaaactttatcaaatggatgttaagagtgcctttctaaatggtttaattcaagaagaggtatatgttgaacaaccccctggttttgaaattcttgataaaccaaaccatgtttataaattacaaaaggctctttatggtttgaaacaagcccctagggcgtggtatgaacgcttaagcaattttcttctagaaaaagaattctctagaggtaaagtggataccacattgttcataaagagaaagcataatgatattttgttggttcaaatatatgttgatgatataatttttggatccactaatgattcattgtgcaaggagttttcccttgatatgcaaagtgaatttgaaatgtcaatgatgggagaactaaagtactttctgggattacaaatcaagcaaactcaagaaggtatattcatcaatcaatccaagtactgcaaggaattgatcaaaatatttgggatggatagtgcaaaataCATgtctacaccaatgagcactagttgttacttagataaagatgaatctggtcagtctatagacataaaacaatatcgaggtatgatcggatctcttctttatttatctgctagtagacctgatattatgtttagtgtatgcatgtgtgctaggtttcaatccaaccccaaacaatcacatttaagtgcagtaaagagaatcatgagatatctattaggaacaatcaatttaggattatggtatcctaagaattcaacatgtaacttaataggatattctgattctgattttgccggatctaaaactgatagaaaaagcacaagtggaacttgtcaattcattggattggctcttgtctcatggcatagtaagaaacaaaacagtgttgctttatctactgctgaagcggagtatatctctgctggtagttgttgtgcacagattttatggatgaagcaacaattatctgactatggcatcattcttgatcgcatacctattaagtgtgataatactagtgccataaatctattcaaaaacccagttcaacactctagaactaaacatatagagattagacaccactttcttagagatcatgtcctaaagggagattgtgtattagagtttgttgatactaagaatcaacttgctgatattttcacaaaacctctccccaaggaagtattcttctctattagaagagaattaggcctcttagatgttagagatttagaaaaataaggattgattgattaacttactcttatgattgattgtttatagattattttgattgatcttgtttgaattcttgttattataatagaatttatgatttcttgtgtatgaaatgattgaatgattgaattaagtgcattagtagtgataattaatcatattggaTGTGTTTTAGCATAAACATAGATATGTTCTTAAGGAattagcctaggataggctctggtaatcgattaccatccagtgtaatcgattacacatgaacaggcagcctgtaatcgattacaacatcctgtaatcgattaccagtaggcttattggtcctgtaatcgattacaattcgtcctcttctataaatactcacgaaatcagagctgtTGCACAGCCAAAGCCTCCTCCAcgtttcctccatacctaaaacttcaaatcttagaatctcactcaattcttcaccaaatcacgtcccgtaaagcccaatcttcctctttttcactcctctttcacttccatcgatcaaaatccacaaaaacttcatcaaatggcagagccatcgaagaagagaaagggatcatcctccaccgctgctgctgcccatcgccgccacggcccatccggagcacccacagcacctattcatccttctttgtcatctccaagatcatcaacattgttttcatccgatgatcagcgtctacggtacctttctcagttttcttctagaatcatcttagaccctaagtacctagacgtagaattctttaatgatgaaacatttgattgctatcaagtgtttcaaaattctggccttgttgatttcatgtcattaaaattgccatattatcctgaacttgtaaaggtcttctactgcaatttaaaaattcaggatggcattattatctctgaggtgcatggtattcctatgGTCATTAATCAGTCATTGTTCTTTTCATTAACTAATTTACCAAGTCAAGGCGCAATGAtcaggctgaaatgaccggtagattgttggtcgggtcattaacatttgataatcgcatcatgcactatataattgttagaattttgcttcctcggtcttccaATTTAGCACAGGCctttgaggaggatttgattcttatgtgggcatTTCTTACCGGTCATCAGAtcaactgggcccatttggttcggtaccgaatgcataaggcattacgggccaatgcacctcttccttatccacatttgattactctgtttttgcgtcatttccAAAtaccgcttgatgatgaacccttttttcaagtcaagcgttcctttgcaattggtgctagtgcagtgacttcctttgggtaccgtaaagatcggaatggtcaatggctgaagaaagatgcactccctcctcaagatgaacgtactccttcacctcctcctccgcgcgaagattccgcactcatgaatgaagtcctctccaaATTatggggtcttcgttcttatgttggtgaccgcttcaaCTCGTTAGATACACGCTTTGCCAGTATGGACATTCGCCTCACAcaacttgaagaggatgtcggatacattcgtcagagtttcgatcttccaccaccacctccgccTTCTTAGACTTTAGTTTCTGATTATATGTCTTTTATAAGCCCTGTATTTTGGCTATTTAGTTTCTTAGagtttaaattattatgttaagtactttatttatttatcttgtggtaTTTGGATTTCAGCCTTTTCTGCTTTGACATTATGTGGTTGTTGACGTTTTTaagttatttggattctggtttggttatttcttgtttgtgagtttggatGGTTATGCCTTatactccattgttatatctctctactccattgttatatctgtgttgattcccgagttctttggctttttgatgttgccaaagggggagaaaaggttgtagaaaaagcttaacaaacttagaaatcaagtgatcataaattctgaaatatagggggagtaaa contains the following coding sequences:
- the LOC114386074 gene encoding uncharacterized protein LOC114386074, which translates into the protein PIFNGEGYHYWKTQMQIFIEAIDLNIWEAIEIGPYIPTTVERVTIDGSSSSESITIEKPRDRWSEDDRKRVQYNLKAKNIITSALGMDEYFRVSNCKSAKEMWDTLRLTHEGTTDVKRSRINALTHEYELFRMNANENIQSMQKRFTHIVNHLAALGKEFQNEDLINKVLRCLSKEWQPKVTAITESRDLSNIIVIDSGCSKHMTGDASNFTHISPKKSGHVTYGDNNKGRILGVGKIGTNSSNSIENVLLVEGLKHSLLSVSQLCDKGYLVSFDSQKCLIEHKHDINIKHVGHRVNNVYMIDLSIKLENNHCFLSKHDDPWLWHKRIAHINMDHLNKLISKDLVVGLPKLKFEKDKLCDACQKGKQTRVSFKPKNVVSTTQPLQLLHMDLFGPSRTMSFGGNYYALVIVDDFSRYTWTLFITHKSDSFQAFRKLAKVIQNKKNLKIASIRSDHGGEFENKDFELFCDEHGIEHNFSAPRTPQQNGVVERKNRSLEEIARTLLNDTSLPKYFWAEAVNTACYIMNRALIRPILKKTPYELFNGRKPNISHLHVFGCKCFVLNNGKDNLGKFDAKSDEGIFLGYSLQSKAYRIYNKRTMNIEESIHVTFDEEWKASRDHPLDNIIGDISKARLEAIRMLLAYASIMDFKLYQMDVKSAFLNGLIQEEVYVEQPPGFEILDKPNHVYKLQKALYGLKQAPRAWYERLSNFLLEKEFSRGKVDTTLFIKRKHNDILLVQIYVDDIIFGSTNDSLCKEFSLDMQSEFEMSMMGELKYFLGLQIKQTQEGIFINQSKYCKELIKIFGMDSAKYMSTPMSTSCYLDKDESGQSIDIKQYRGMIGSLLYLSASRPDIMFSVCMCARFQSNPKQSHLSAVKRIMRYLLGTINLGLWYPKNSTCNLIGYSDSDFAGSKTDRKSTSGTCQFIGLALVSWHSKKQNSVALSTAEAEYISAGSCCAQILWMKQQLSDYGIILDRIPIKCDNTSAINLFKNPVQHSRTKHIEIRHHFLRDHVLKGDCVLEFVDTKNQLADIFTKPLPKEVFFSIRRELGLLDHKHRYVLKELA